Proteins co-encoded in one Zalophus californianus isolate mZalCal1 chromosome 9, mZalCal1.pri.v2, whole genome shotgun sequence genomic window:
- the LOC113921965 gene encoding LOW QUALITY PROTEIN: histone-binding protein RBBP4-like (The sequence of the model RefSeq protein was modified relative to this genomic sequence to represent the inferred CDS: inserted 1 base in 1 codon; deleted 1 base in 1 codon), producing MADKEAAFDDAVEERVINEEYKIWXKNTPFLYDLVMTHALEWPSLTAQWLADVTRPEGKDVGIHRLVLGTHTSDEQNHLVIASVQLPNNDAQFDASHYDSEKAEFGGFGSVGGKNEIEIKINHEGEINWARYMPQNPCIIATKTPSSDVLFDDTEHPPKPDTSGECNPDLHLRGLQKEGYGLSWNSNFSGHLLSASDDHTICLWDISAVPKEGKVVDAKTIFTGHTAVVDVSWHLLHESLFGSIADDQKLMTWDTRSNNTSKPRHSVDAHTAKVNCLSFNLYSEFILATGSANKTVALWDLRNLKLKLHSFESHKDEIFQIQWSPHNETILASSGTDRRLKVWDLSKIGEERSPEDAEDAEDGPPELLFIRGGHTAKTSDFSWNPNEPWVICSVSEDSIMQVGQMAENIYNDEDPEGSVDPEGQGS from the exons ATGGCCGACAAGGAAGCAGCCTTTGATGATGCAGTAGAAGAACGTGTGATCAATGAAGAgtacaaaatat aaaaaaacacCCCTTTTCTTTACGATTTGGTGATGACCCATGCTCTGGAGTGGCCTAGCCTAACTGCACAGTGGCTTGCAGATGTAACCAGACCAGAAGGGAAAGACGTCGGCATTCATCGACTTGTCCTGGGAACACACACGTCAGATGAACAAAACCATCTTGTGATAGCCAGTGTGCAGCTCCCTAACAATGATGCTCAGTTTGATGCTTCACATTACGACAGTGAGAAAGCAGAATTTGGAGGttttggctcagttggtggaaaaaatgaaatagaaatcaagatcaaccatgaaggagaaataaactgGGCGCGTTATATGCCCCAGAACCCTTGCATCATTGCAACAAAGACTCCG TCCAGTGATGTTCTTTTTGACGATACAGAACATCCTCCCAAACCAGACACTTCTGGAGAGTGCAACCCAGACTTGCATCTGCGTGGACTTCAGAAGGAAGGCTATGGACTTTCTTGGAACTCAAATTTCAGTGGGCACTTACTTAGTGCTTCAGACGACCATACCATCTGCCTCTGGGACATCAGTGCTGttccaaaggaaggaaaagtggtGGATGCGAAGACCATCTTTACAGGACATACAGCGGTAGTAGATGTTTCCTGGCATCTGCTTCATGAGTCTCTGTTTGGGTCAATTGCTGATGATCAGAAACTTATGACCTGGGATACTCGTTCAAACAATACTTCCAAACCAAGACACTCAGTTGATGCTCACACTGCTAAAGTGAACTGCCTATCTTTCAATCTTTATAGTGAGTTCATTCTGGCCACAGGATCAGCCAACAAGACTGTTGCCTTGTGGGATCTGAGAAATCTGAAACTTAAGTTGCATTCCTTTGAATCACATAAGGATGAAATATTCCAGATTCAGTGGTCACCTCACAATGAGACGATTTTGGCTTCCAGTGGTACTGATCGCAGACTGAAAGTCTGGGATCTAAGTAAAATTGGAGAGGAACGATCCCCAGAAGATGCAGAAGATGCAGAAGATGGGCCACCAGAATTGTTGTTTATTCGTGGTGGTCACACTGCCAAGACATCTGATTTCTCCTGGAATCCCAATGAACCTTGGGTGATTTGTTCTGTATCAGAAGACAGTATCATGCAAGTGGGGCAAATGGCAGAGAACATTTATAATGATGAAGATCCTGAAGGAAGCGTGGATCCAGAAGGACAAGGGTCCTAG